A window of Luteitalea sp. contains these coding sequences:
- a CDS encoding HAD hydrolase-like protein — MHVQPRLSGLTLFIDADDTLWENNVYFDRAITQVAQSVARQGHSPARFRETLLAFERARVRTHGYGLANFRHCLELACEAQVPTPDLADTLRVVEAQVMLLARRGIEFLPGVTETLRQLAGRHRLILLTKGNHDDQLAKVARSGVHLLFHRVDVLREKDTAAYVDAARRHGIRAGTGWMVGNSPRSDIIPALAAGLSAVFIPHPDTWALELAELPDHTSERLLVLERFEELTEHF; from the coding sequence ATGCATGTCCAACCACGACTATCTGGCCTGACACTGTTCATCGACGCGGACGACACGCTGTGGGAGAACAACGTCTATTTCGACCGGGCGATTACACAGGTCGCGCAGTCGGTGGCGCGGCAGGGCCATTCGCCGGCGCGGTTTCGCGAGACGCTGCTCGCCTTCGAGCGCGCGCGTGTGCGCACCCATGGATACGGCCTCGCCAACTTCCGCCATTGCCTGGAGCTGGCCTGCGAAGCGCAGGTTCCGACGCCTGACTTGGCCGACACGCTCCGGGTCGTCGAGGCGCAAGTGATGCTCCTCGCGCGGCGCGGCATCGAGTTTCTGCCCGGTGTGACGGAAACGCTCCGCCAGCTTGCGGGGCGGCATCGGCTGATCCTGCTGACGAAAGGGAATCACGACGATCAGCTCGCCAAGGTGGCCCGCTCCGGCGTGCACCTGCTCTTCCACCGCGTGGACGTGCTGCGCGAGAAGGACACGGCAGCGTACGTCGACGCCGCTCGCCGGCACGGCATCCGGGCAGGCACTGGCTGGATGGTGGGCAACAGCCCGCGATCCGACATCATCCCGGCGCTCGCCGCGGGCCTCAGCGCCGTCTTCATTCCGCATCCGGACACCTGGGCGCTCGAGCTCGCCGAGCTTCCTGACCACACGTCCGAGCGCCTGCTCGTCCTGGAGCGATTCGAGGAATTGACGGAACATTTCTAG